Proteins from a single region of Mangifera indica cultivar Alphonso unplaced genomic scaffold, CATAS_Mindica_2.1 Un_0106, whole genome shotgun sequence:
- the LOC123207814 gene encoding uncharacterized protein LOC123207814, whose protein sequence is MACRLPSTMRSDYMSVSGTEEVQLEKDSLLDKALDALYEKRGFTREKALASIIEAFNNSLQHQFVEKKFATLLHQCLGSIKWGSSREIALASQAIGLLALTVGFGDNAREILDESVTPISQALKAGSESLKTVALLGCLAIITFVGGNDLEETERSMEIMWQLVHPKLGSNVLIICLLCVV, encoded by the exons ATGGCTTGCAGATTGCCGTCAACGATGAGGTCTGATTATATGTCGGTGTCTGGTACTGAAGAAGTTCAGCTTGAGAAAGATAGTTTGTTAGATAAAGCTTTGGATGCTTTATACGAGAAAAG GGGCTTCACAAGAGAGAAAGCTTTGGCCTCCATTATTGAGGCTTTCAATAACAGCTTGCAGCATCAGTTTGTTGAAAAGAA ATTCGCCACTTTACTTCATCAGTGCCTGGGTTCCATAAAATGGGGCTCCAGCAGGGAGATAGCTCTAGCATCTCAGGCCATTG GCTTGTTGGCTTTGACTGTTGGCTTTGGTGACAATGCGCGGGAAATATTGGATGAATCAGTCACTCCAATTTCACAGGCTCTAAAGGCAGGGTCTGAGTCCTTGAAGACAGTAGCA CTGCTCGGGTGTTTGGCTATCATAACATTTGTTGGTGGAAATGATCTAGAGGAAACAGAAAGATCAATGGAAATTATGTGGCAACTTGTTCATCCAAAGCTGGGTTCTAATGTACTTATCATATGCTTGTTGTGTGTAGTTTGA